The Ooceraea biroi isolate clonal line C1 chromosome 7, Obir_v5.4, whole genome shotgun sequence genomic sequence AGCCTGACTTGTCTAAGTGCGTGCTCAGGCATTCAAAGAGATCGTACACCACGCCGGACGGGTAGCAAGGTATCAAAACACATCCACCGGCTCTGAGAGTAACAGCTGGAAGATTAtcatctttattattacttataacAGCGCACCGTATCCAGGACATGAATCCAATGAATCGTAACGCCAAAAAAATCCAATAAGAAATTGTTCTCTCGAGCAATAAAGaaggaataaaattaaattcttacaTCAGCTACGAATCGGATCGAGATTGGAACCTACCAACAGTCATGCACAGCTCGCCTAGCATCGTGTCTGGATTAGCCGTTGGCGTTTGCGTCAAACCTGTCAGTATCAACATGTTGGCATGCTTCAGCGTAGCCTGTTCCATGGGACGAGGATGAGTGGTCAACGTGGACGAGCCACTGACGAAAGCAACCTTCTCATAATCGGACGATATCAACCAATTACTACTACCTAAACAGTATCCCGAGCTAATAGGCGTGACCGTTAAAGCGCCATACACGTCCTGCACACGGTAGACATGGTGAGACGTTGCATCATTGTACCACATGAAATCCAGcaatgtttcagaaaatatttcacggGACTCTTACCAGCTTCTGATCGTATCCAACCATTTGAATGTGCGACAGCGCTGAGTTCACTGCCGACACGGAATAGATCTGCCTCCAGGATTTGGGCTTGACGACATCCGCCAGCGGAAGCGGCAACATGTGCAGCATCTCCTTCCAATGCTTCGCCATCGTGGCCTTCGGCGTCCGTTCAATGAACTCCACCAGTTCCTCCATGAAAAATCGTCCGATTTGCAACGTCGGCTCAGTGGCATATACTATACCTTTAAATCCGTTTTGTCATACAAATGTTTTAGTTTATAGATATATTCTAGACATTTGCgaagtaaaatatttgtgttttaaaatattactacatatgcatatatatatattacaattatatttaatcataCTGCTCTTTTTAGCAGGTATATTATACCTTTGAAGCCTGTACCCTCCGTTATAAACGGCAGTGCAAGCATGCAGGTGTAATTAGATATCAGAATAGCGTCGATCTCTGagaaatcgattattttctcCAGAGGAGGAGAGAACTCGGGAATTGAATCCACAAAGAGTCTGCCACAACATTCCTTCAACTCCTTAAGACAAGGGCAGAAAGAACGGACATTATAAATTGCtttttagaataattaaaCTCAATGAATATTTGAGAAGAATCTTATAAATGCCAAATACTTTTCTCGAATGTGATACTCACCCCTTCAATTTGCCAATCTTGCTGATTATCACGCGGCAGCCAATTCGGCAAAGAATTGAACTTGCTATTGGGGACCATGAGTAAAGGCATAAAGTGCAAAATGGACTGCATGTTTAAACCACAGTCCAACATCAGCGTTATGCCTTTGAAGCTTAGAACCAAACATGGCTTGGTTGGTTCGCTGGATAGACAATACTGGAAATTAAGTTGTCGATCAATCACGCAAATCAATTTGCTGCTATTATCCGTTTAGTCAAAACTCtcgtcaaaaatattttataatttacgaGTTCGCTCAAAGATTATGTTTACATAGTTGTTTTTGAGGTTAGTTTGAGATCCGCCGTGCAATTGTGAGTGCTGTTATCGCTACCGttcaattagaaaaattataattaccaATCTCATTTTGTTTCGTGTCTTTGCAGATTTCACACGAAAATATCCACCAGTTGTTGGTCTCTTTGCGTGAAAAGGGCTCAAAGTACATGTAACTCGCTGTAATCGTCACATGTGCAGACCGGTATCCTCATCTTGCAGAGCGTTCGTGCTTCAATGACTTCAAACGcacgatatttaatataattaatattacatttaatttataaccTAAAATACATTGACAGACGATTAATATTCCACGAAAATGTGCGAGGTCACTGTTCTGTTTGACGGTTACTCCAAAAAGTTCGACGATGGCACGATGGACGCGAATTGCACCTGCACTCTGATAAAGGGCTTAAAATTGATCATCGTGGATACCATGACCGCATGGGATCGCGAGAGAATAATAGAAGGTAGGCAAAATAGAATGCTCCTTTTACgatttcataaaattgtaaaattttttattttttattaacatgtgatgtaaaaattattttgatgtaCTGGAAATTTACTTGTActtgttaatatataaataatttattttacttaattattaatatgtaattttaaatataagtaattaattgtattaactGCATTTGATTATATactatacaataatttatttcgtacATTAAtagacaaatttattaaataataatgtttttgaaCAACTTATTTAGTGTTAGATTAATTTAAGAGCTAATCTaacattatgttaaattacttttctttttcagcgCTTACACAACAAAATATCGAACCAGCAAATATCGATTACGTCGTTTGTACTCACAGTCATGCAGATCACATAGGCAAcaacaatttatttacaaatgcCGAACATATTGTAGGTCGGTCTGTCCAGCGTGGTACTATCTTCTCTGAAAACAATGACATTTTGCTCGGTTGGTTAATTACAACTttcacataattataaatcatgtATTTTACTCAAAAGTATTGTTTCTTGAAATgttcttgaaaaattcttaAAGATGGATACGAGCTCTGTCCAGGCGTTAAAGTTGTAGCTTCAGCAGGACATACTCCGGAAGACGTCACCGTTCTTGTGGATACCACAAAAGATGGGGAAAAAACGCGTTTCGCTATCACAGGTATTCGCGTGTTACCACTTTTTTCAGAAGATATCTCTCTGCACCTTTAGCGAGATATAAATGTATCATCTTTATTGGAAAATTCTCTGCGACTCTTTttctttgtaattatatatatatatttatatgtctAGTTTTACATGTATCGGATATTTCTAATTACGCGCTTTTACAGGAGACTTGTttgagaaagaggaagacatCCTCTCACCGTCCATCTGGAAATCGCTGGGCCTGCCGGAAATGTTAAAGTGTCAATCTCGCACTCGTTCTGTCATAATAAATCTCGCGGACTTTATAATACCTGGGCACGGTCCAATGTTCCGTGTAACGGACAGTATGAGAAAAATCGTGAAGAGTCAAATAATTGAGTGAAagtgaagagagagaaggagaaaaaaagaaggtattatattttattatttaactactttatttatttttattaataacacttTAAGCAAAGTCGTATGTCACGACACAAATTCAATTCTTCTTTATGatcaataaatatgtaaaactttttaacaaaattatttcaacttttgaAGTTTGAATGAAATTAGattcgatatatttttacaaatactttattaaacattgcAAAGTGTGGTACATGGTATCACAACATTATTATACTCATTGTATGTATACATTGCAATTATTACACGTTACACCGGATTCACAAACATATATGTTTATACGTAGGAGCAATACGTTCTCACGCTTACACCGTGACTTTGTTCGCGGCAACAAACAAAATCTTAAAGCAATCTTGTCTTTCACGACAATACACGTGCTTACTCcttgaaaaattgtattttcgcAAACCGATGAATTCTGATAAATATAAtgctatatttatttagaCAGCCTCCCATTCTGTAAGGATTCGCTCTGCTAACATCTACGCCCTACGTCCGCaaacaattttatcaaatCTTCACAGCCAACGACTAAATTAAGAATCCTCTCGCACCTTCGTTCGACATTCTTATtcacgaaatatttaataatcggtagaactccttttcttttcttttttggggggggggagggagatGAGGGAGTACAACGTCTACCATACTTTACTCTACCATACAATCGAAATATATCGATGCCAAAAAgctgataaatatatatatatacatatatatatatattttttttcgagagtataaattaaatcgagGAACAAATCTGTCTTGTACATTGTCGTAACTTCATGCAGAATGCACGATTTACATAAGACCCCTGGTCACCCATTTTAATCGCTTTGAAtcgtaatgttaaaaatgaagagTGAACCTTTCTCCTTGCATCATAcgtcgaaataaattaattttcgcgaCGTACGAAGCAAGAAAATGTCACGTGAGTTTTCGCTGGTGACACATCGCGATCGCGGTGCGACTACAAAAGAGATAATAGGGACCGTGGATCTTAAAGCATCACAATGCAAATTGTAAAAGCGAGTGCCCCGCACTCCGTAAGTAGTACTTAAGGATACTTTGTACAGAGCGACGAAATCAATTCGCCGACTGCTCCAGGTATCTAAATTAAGTAA encodes the following:
- the LOC105279859 gene encoding metallo-beta-lactamase domain-containing protein 1 — its product is MCEVTVLFDGYSKKFDDGTMDANCTCTLIKGLKLIIVDTMTAWDRERIIEALTQQNIEPANIDYVVCTHSHADHIGNNNLFTNAEHIVGRSVQRGTIFSENNDILLDGYELCPGVKVVASAGHTPEDVTVLVDTTKDGEKTRFAITGDLFEKEEDILSPSIWKSLGLPEMLKCQSRTRSVIINLADFIIPGHGPMFRVTDSMRKIVKSQIIE